AAAGGGTCGTTTTAAAGGACCATTTTAAGAGTACCAGGTTTTCGCAGTTTGGATTTACGGTTATTAAAAGGCCATCTTCTAAATTTCATTATGCGGTTATCGAATTAACTAATTAAGGAGTTTCAAATGATAACAGGATTGCTTCTACTGCTTTTAGCAGGGGCTGGGATTGCGGGTTTCATTAAAAAACATATTTTCAGAATAAAAGACCCTGACCTCGAAGATTACATGGATCAATTAAAAGCTCAGACTTGGTATCAGGAATTAGCTGACGATCCCCGGTCCTGTGGATTGATTGCTTCATTTGAGCAGAACGCCCCTCTTAAAGATGTTTATTATGTTCAGCAGCTTCTGAGAAATGATGGATCCAAAGAAGGATTCATCCGCTATATTCGTGAAAAAACCCAGTAAACAGCTCTTCTGCTTACTGGGCCTTTTTGTATCTTTTGCACTTATCTTATTAACGGGACAGAACTTCTGTATTCATTGCCCATTCATTAATAACAAAATCCCTTGCACCTGAGGATACATAAGGATCCTGCTTTGCTAGAGCAGCAGCTTCCTCAAGATCTTTCGCTTTATAAATAACAAGGCCCCCAGTGCCGTCAGTAAATCTTCCATATGTAAAGATATTCCCCTGACCAACAAGACCTTCAAG
This genomic stretch from Fictibacillus marinisediminis harbors:
- a CDS encoding YciI family protein: MNYYAVRLPILDEEKSRVYREDHLKYLEGLVGQGNIFTYGRFTDGTGGLVIYKAKDLEEAAALAKQDPYVSSGARDFVINEWAMNTEVLSR